One window of Nostoc sp. C052 genomic DNA carries:
- a CDS encoding XisH family protein, producing the protein MSARDKFHNVVKLALQKDGWRITHDPLLIRIENITDMYIDLGAERIIAAEREGQIIAVEVKNFIGTSTISEFHTAVGQFINYRYALEEIDSERILYLAVPLNTYNDFLNRPFIKTIIQRSQINLIVYDVETEEITRWQI; encoded by the coding sequence ATGTCAGCTAGAGATAAATTTCACAATGTTGTGAAATTGGCATTACAAAAAGACGGGTGGCGAATTACTCATGACCCTTTGCTAATTCGCATAGAAAATATTACCGATATGTACATCGACTTGGGAGCAGAGAGAATTATTGCGGCAGAAAGAGAGGGACAAATAATAGCGGTTGAAGTTAAAAATTTTATCGGTACTTCAACTATTTCTGAGTTTCATACTGCGGTGGGACAATTTATTAATTATCGATATGCGTTAGAAGAGATAGATTCTGAGCGAATTTTGTATTTAGCAGTACCCTTAAACACTTATAACGATTTTTTAAATAGACCATTTATCAAAACCATTATCCAGCGCAGTCAAATCAATCTGATAGTTTATGATGTGGAAACGGAGGAAATTACCCGATGGCAGATTTAG
- a CDS encoding histidine phosphatase family protein — translation MQKTLYIVRHCQAIGQEANAPLTSEGHLQVIALTDLLFGFGIERVISSPFMRAYQSIAPLAERLNLSIEIDNRLTERVLCATPLADWRERLAESFTNLDLYLDGGESSRSAMARGIAVIDQVLQQETSTIAIVTHGNLMALILKHFDDRIGYAEWEKLSNPDVYRIQFLNAEKHVKRMIYA, via the coding sequence ATGCAGAAAACCCTGTATATTGTGCGACATTGCCAAGCAATTGGACAAGAAGCTAATGCGCCTCTGACATCAGAGGGTCATCTCCAAGTGATCGCTCTAACTGATTTGTTATTCGGTTTTGGGATCGAGCGGGTTATCTCCAGTCCATTTATGAGAGCATATCAGTCAATTGCTCCCCTCGCTGAACGTCTGAATCTCTCAATCGAGATTGATAACCGACTTACCGAGCGCGTGCTGTGTGCAACACCGCTTGCTGATTGGCGTGAGCGATTGGCTGAATCATTTACCAATCTTGATTTATATCTAGATGGTGGCGAGTCAAGTCGTAGTGCTATGGCGCGTGGGATAGCTGTAATTGATCAAGTATTGCAACAAGAAACAAGCACAATTGCGATTGTCACGCATGGCAATCTAATGGCGTTGATCCTGAAGCATTTTGATGATCGCATTGGTTATGCTGAATGGGAAAAATTGAGTAATCCAGATGTGTACCGCATACAGTTTCTCAACGCTGAAAAACACGTAAAGCGAATGATTTACGCTTAG
- a CDS encoding LOG family protein: MTSSASFDTLESLQADIAELIARLPTLKNRQFIQQALATIIRLADTEIERLDWKILSAALADMERGFQLFYDYRHVRKVTIFGSARLAPDTPEYQMALEFARAISQLGFMVMTGGGAGIMQAGHEGAGRENSFGLNIQLPFEQEANPFIEGDPKLINFKYFFTRKLFLLKESDAVALFPGGFGTQDEAFECMTLSQNGKFGPVPLVLIDRPGGDYWRSWSEYIDKQLVKNRLVSPEDPSLYTVTDKLDVACDAITRFYQVYHSSRYVGDKLVIRLKTDISDALVERLNADFSNIIVQGRIEKSQALPQEAQDETVGLPRLILHFNQRDLGRLYQMIAIINQMGTPSPEDVAHPERK, from the coding sequence ATGACCTCATCTGCGTCGTTTGACACATTAGAGTCTTTACAGGCGGATATCGCTGAATTAATCGCTCGTTTACCGACATTAAAAAATCGGCAATTTATTCAGCAAGCACTTGCTACTATTATTCGTTTAGCTGATACCGAAATTGAGCGTCTCGATTGGAAAATCTTGTCGGCTGCATTAGCAGATATGGAGCGCGGTTTCCAGCTTTTTTACGATTACCGACACGTTCGCAAAGTCACCATTTTCGGTTCTGCTCGTCTCGCGCCAGATACACCAGAGTACCAAATGGCCCTTGAGTTTGCTCGTGCTATTTCGCAATTGGGATTTATGGTGATGACCGGCGGCGGTGCTGGAATCATGCAGGCGGGTCATGAAGGGGCTGGGCGAGAAAATTCCTTTGGATTAAACATTCAACTACCCTTTGAACAGGAAGCAAACCCTTTTATAGAAGGCGATCCCAAGCTAATTAACTTCAAATATTTCTTTACCCGCAAGCTGTTTCTCCTCAAAGAAAGTGATGCTGTCGCCTTGTTTCCGGGAGGCTTTGGCACTCAAGATGAAGCTTTTGAATGTATGACATTAAGCCAGAATGGTAAATTTGGCCCAGTACCTCTAGTTTTAATCGATCGCCCTGGTGGTGATTACTGGCGCTCTTGGAGCGAATATATTGATAAGCAACTAGTAAAAAACCGCCTTGTCAGTCCTGAAGACCCCAGCCTTTACACAGTGACAGACAAACTGGATGTAGCTTGCGACGCTATCACCCGTTTTTACCAGGTTTATCACTCCTCTAGATATGTCGGCGATAAGTTAGTCATCCGCTTGAAGACAGATATCTCAGACGCGCTGGTAGAGCGACTCAATGCTGACTTTAGCAACATTATTGTTCAAGGACGGATTGAAAAAAGTCAGGCATTACCTCAAGAAGCCCAAGATGAAACTGTTGGACTACCCCGCCTGATTTTGCACTTCAATCAACGCGACTTAGGGCGCTTATATCAAATGATTGCCATAATTAACCAGATGGGTACTCCTTCACCAGAGGATGTAGCGCATCCAGAAAGGAAGTAG
- a CDS encoding zinc-dependent metalloprotease yields the protein MNKLTFYMILLHSLFLGVTTVSAKSPSVNRVDTELSANHKVVESVVKTKSEEKSNSQLTTETSSTKISALSLNNINISQKQKLASEQVWVVNQNKHVRTQPFIGVVKDPKKSAQQPFLQVAKPPEKPNAKPNSNAKPAAKGELEPFDEVIKGTQKSGGLFTLYRNKEKNKIYLEIKPEQLNKNYLATATLESGIGERGIYSGMPLQDFLFYFQRVDDKLHFAIRNVNFRTREGDPQVRSLMRSFSDSVLYTVSIKSIHPERKTILIDLGDLLLTDLAGLSLSLGVPGSTDQSYFGNAKAFPQNLEVESVLNFSGSVDRDSEVASFASLADNRGFTLRVHYSLSQLPDQDYRPRLADDRIGYFITAYQDLSKDDRGDSFVRYINRWHLEKEDPKAVISRPKKPIVFWIDNAVPLEYRDAMKEGVLMWNKAFLKAGFKDAIEVRQMPDDATWDPADIRYNTIRWINTVDGYFAMGPSRVNPLTGEILDADILVDASFIRALKNEYRKIVQPSQTENRTTLSALMQNRLLCTNGLDAKNNGATQKMPGQQGLLNRLSKMAGEYDLCYGMEAANQFAFGSLAMSLLPDTIATPDQVKEYINQYLRLIIAHEVGHTLGLRHNFRGSTLLPPQEMNNTEITKTKGLTTSVMDYIPPNIAPQGTKQGDYFPSMVGPYDEWAIKYGYTTIQTSTPLAEKPILEEIAAQSYKPELSYSTDEDVYDLDPTADAWDNSSNVLLYSQWQLNNARVMWERIDKRFPMAGDSYSDVSERFSTVLGNYFQQIYYTTKYIGGQSFYRIHPSEIPSGVTQHRLPFEAVPVEEQRQALDTLQKYVFAEDALNFSPELLNKLAPSRWRHWGTSVQVGRLDFPIHDLVLFMQGSVLRDLLSSDRLSRLKDIELKTPEGKALTLPELFDTLQSGIWTEVIKPKGKPMKIASLRRGLQRQYLDILTGMVLRKENVPEDARTLAWYKLKQLDEKLKGVNSEDEYTKAHLLETRDRIEKVLNAPLQGN from the coding sequence ATGAACAAATTAACTTTTTATATGATTTTGTTACATAGTTTGTTTTTAGGAGTAACAACGGTTAGCGCTAAGTCACCCTCTGTTAACAGAGTTGATACAGAGTTATCAGCTAACCATAAGGTTGTAGAAAGTGTGGTTAAAACCAAAAGTGAAGAAAAATCTAATAGTCAGTTAACAACAGAAACTTCTTCAACTAAAATTTCAGCTTTATCACTAAATAATATCAATATTTCTCAGAAACAGAAGTTAGCGTCAGAGCAAGTTTGGGTAGTTAATCAAAATAAACATGTACGGACTCAACCATTTATTGGGGTGGTAAAAGATCCGAAAAAATCAGCACAGCAACCATTTTTGCAAGTTGCAAAACCCCCAGAGAAACCGAATGCAAAGCCTAATTCTAATGCTAAACCAGCAGCAAAAGGTGAGTTAGAACCGTTTGACGAAGTAATTAAAGGCACTCAAAAATCAGGTGGATTGTTCACTCTTTATCGCAATAAAGAAAAGAATAAGATTTATCTAGAAATTAAGCCAGAGCAACTTAATAAAAATTACCTAGCTACAGCAACCCTAGAATCGGGTATTGGCGAACGGGGTATTTATAGCGGTATGCCTCTGCAAGATTTTTTGTTTTATTTCCAACGAGTGGATGATAAACTACATTTTGCGATCCGCAATGTGAATTTTCGCACGCGTGAGGGAGATCCACAGGTGCGATCGCTGATGCGATCTTTTAGTGACTCTGTTCTCTACACCGTTTCCATTAAAAGCATTCATCCAGAACGCAAAACTATTCTCATTGACTTGGGAGATTTGTTACTCACAGACTTAGCTGGATTATCTTTAAGTTTAGGAGTTCCAGGCAGCACAGACCAATCCTATTTTGGTAATGCGAAAGCCTTTCCCCAAAACTTAGAAGTTGAATCAGTTTTGAATTTCTCTGGTAGCGTTGACCGCGACAGTGAAGTAGCAAGCTTTGCATCCCTAGCTGACAACCGTGGTTTTACCCTACGCGTCCACTATAGTCTCTCCCAATTACCCGATCAAGATTATCGACCGCGCCTTGCTGACGATCGCATCGGCTATTTCATCACCGCCTACCAAGATTTATCCAAAGACGATCGCGGCGATTCTTTTGTCCGCTATATAAATCGCTGGCATTTGGAAAAAGAAGACCCGAAAGCAGTCATTTCTCGTCCCAAAAAACCAATTGTTTTCTGGATTGATAACGCTGTGCCTTTAGAGTACCGCGATGCGATGAAAGAAGGCGTTCTCATGTGGAACAAAGCCTTTCTCAAAGCTGGATTCAAGGATGCAATTGAAGTCCGCCAAATGCCCGATGATGCTACCTGGGACCCGGCAGATATTCGTTACAACACAATTCGCTGGATTAACACAGTAGATGGTTATTTTGCAATGGGGCCATCCCGTGTTAATCCATTGACAGGGGAAATTTTAGATGCAGACATTCTCGTAGATGCTAGCTTTATTCGGGCACTCAAAAATGAGTATCGTAAAATCGTCCAACCTAGTCAAACAGAAAATCGCACTACCCTATCAGCTTTGATGCAAAATCGTCTACTTTGCACCAATGGTTTAGATGCGAAAAACAATGGTGCTACTCAGAAAATGCCAGGACAACAGGGGTTGTTGAATCGTTTATCGAAAATGGCAGGCGAGTACGATTTATGCTACGGCATGGAAGCTGCTAACCAGTTTGCTTTTGGTTCACTGGCGATGTCATTGCTCCCAGATACTATAGCTACTCCCGACCAGGTGAAAGAATATATCAATCAATATTTACGTTTAATCATCGCTCACGAAGTTGGACATACTCTTGGTTTACGTCATAATTTCCGTGGTAGTACACTGCTACCACCCCAGGAAATGAATAATACGGAAATTACTAAAACTAAAGGTCTGACAACTTCCGTAATGGACTATATTCCCCCAAATATTGCCCCTCAAGGGACAAAACAGGGAGATTATTTTCCTAGTATGGTGGGGCCTTATGATGAATGGGCGATTAAGTACGGCTACACCACAATTCAGACATCAACCCCTCTAGCGGAAAAGCCAATTTTGGAGGAAATTGCTGCACAATCCTACAAACCAGAGTTGAGTTATTCCACAGATGAAGATGTCTATGACCTTGACCCAACTGCTGATGCTTGGGATAACAGTAGCAACGTACTGCTTTATTCTCAGTGGCAGTTGAATAATGCGCGGGTGATGTGGGAACGTATCGATAAACGTTTCCCTATGGCAGGTGATAGTTACAGCGATGTGAGCGAACGTTTTAGCACCGTATTGGGTAACTATTTTCAGCAAATATATTACACCACAAAATACATCGGGGGACAGTCTTTCTATCGCATTCACCCCAGTGAGATACCCTCTGGAGTTACCCAACACCGATTACCATTTGAAGCAGTACCAGTTGAAGAACAACGCCAAGCTTTAGATACACTACAAAAGTATGTATTTGCAGAAGATGCCCTAAACTTTTCACCAGAACTACTAAATAAATTAGCGCCTTCCCGTTGGCGACATTGGGGTACTTCTGTGCAAGTTGGCCGCTTAGATTTTCCAATTCATGATTTAGTGCTATTTATGCAGGGTTCTGTGTTGCGAGATTTACTTTCAAGCGATCGCCTTTCTCGTCTCAAGGATATCGAACTCAAAACTCCCGAAGGAAAAGCCCTGACTCTACCAGAACTATTTGACACTTTACAATCAGGTATTTGGACGGAAGTCATCAAACCAAAAGGCAAACCGATGAAGATTGCCAGTTTGCGCCGAGGCTTGCAGCGTCAATATCTTGACATTTTGACTGGTATGGTATTGCGAAAAGAAAATGTTCCAGAAGATGCTCGTACTTTAGCTTGGTATAAACTCAAACAACTAGATGAGAAACTTAAAGGGGTTAATTCCGAGGATGAATATACCAAAGCGCACTTACTAGAAACGCGCGATCGCATCGAGAAAGTTTTAAATGCGCCGTTGCAAGGGAATTAA
- a CDS encoding DUF1995 family protein: MSELPNSLEDAIAQSRVAVQTALADGCTRLQVEFLFPELKFMPVAEQFLPVFTDYDSRLKIFFADAGAAALARRDWADAPFQILDIGTGRAASLQTKIQPEDEIFLFIAPTAVEVPQLEKLCEVIGDRPLVLLNPRLEDSGVVGIGYAARKTRERFTNTIESCYYLRPIDDQSALYRCYPGQWEVWLETGGEYQRIAELPTKPSGDDLDLILLKGQPQTTTDATPARKPSVFKSLQRFLKALSS, translated from the coding sequence ATGAGTGAACTTCCAAATAGTCTAGAAGATGCGATCGCCCAATCTCGTGTAGCCGTCCAAACTGCCCTTGCAGATGGCTGTACTCGCCTGCAAGTTGAGTTTTTGTTCCCAGAACTGAAGTTTATGCCGGTGGCGGAACAGTTTTTGCCGGTGTTTACAGATTATGATTCCCGTTTGAAGATTTTCTTTGCTGACGCTGGCGCAGCGGCCTTAGCTCGTCGTGATTGGGCAGATGCACCATTTCAAATTTTGGATATTGGTACGGGTAGGGCTGCTTCCTTACAGACAAAAATTCAGCCAGAGGATGAAATTTTCTTATTCATTGCCCCCACTGCCGTAGAAGTGCCGCAGTTGGAAAAGCTGTGTGAAGTAATAGGCGATCGCCCTTTAGTTTTGTTAAATCCCCGTTTAGAAGATTCTGGGGTTGTGGGCATTGGTTATGCAGCCAGAAAAACTCGTGAGCGTTTCACCAATACCATTGAATCCTGTTATTATCTGCGTCCCATAGACGATCAAAGTGCTTTATATCGCTGCTACCCAGGACAGTGGGAAGTTTGGCTAGAAACCGGCGGCGAATATCAAAGAATTGCGGAGTTACCCACAAAACCATCGGGTGATGATTTGGATCTGATTCTTTTGAAAGGACAACCGCAAACAACAACAGACGCGACACCTGCAAGAAAGCCTAGTGTGTTTAAGAGTTTACAACGGTTTTTAAAGGCGTTGAGTAGTTAG
- a CDS encoding pentapeptide repeat-containing protein has protein sequence MSTYLSQVWQLLRNYVRRTGLQEMPKTTSPETEAILPLGKSIKELDKSIKLTQDNLQEYLYSPRLQESLEKWTILDSGLTSKIDDRALGTLSSGVCFRVCDRQMHEEIYDLLGNAALKPEIVSQLMELIVTGKKNRPELLFWRLEDFYRRWCQGEFIDGTPDDNLPQKTKLKLAAQNIAIGLRQVDIYTGLNVLILLLELHRYAQERDELKQKITFYPSDQPDTDNFFTSQLLRIINYSDALEIGNFSNIVGQFLKGGNFRSAYLGDANLTGADFSGADLSLAYLGDANLTGVNLSGANLSGANLGDANLSGANLSGANLTGADLSSTNLSGANLNCANLSRADLNRADLSSTNLSRADLSRADLSRADISSSNLSHADLSNAILFGANLSEANLSSVNLSHADLCRADLSGADLSHAILNGTNLSDTILFSTNLSDAILVAADLSYAKLNGAKLNNARLNGAMFLGADLSGVDLSRVILNEADLSGVILNDADLSGADLTDAILFGTDLSYANLKSANLSGSNLSGAILNGADLSHSNLSYAILGGADLSDANLEEMIWGKKQQWEGVRGLETAVNVPEALKEELGLN, from the coding sequence ATGTCAACATATTTATCTCAAGTCTGGCAATTGCTGAGAAATTATGTGAGGCGTACAGGGTTGCAAGAAATGCCAAAGACCACATCGCCAGAAACCGAAGCAATTTTACCTCTAGGAAAAAGTATTAAAGAACTAGACAAAAGCATTAAGTTAACTCAAGATAATTTACAGGAATATTTATACTCTCCAAGACTGCAAGAAAGCTTAGAAAAATGGACAATACTAGACAGCGGTTTGACTTCTAAGATCGACGATCGCGCATTGGGCACTTTATCCTCTGGAGTTTGTTTTAGAGTGTGCGATCGCCAGATGCATGAAGAGATTTATGATTTATTGGGCAATGCTGCCTTGAAACCAGAAATAGTCAGCCAACTAATGGAATTGATTGTGACTGGTAAAAAAAATCGCCCAGAACTACTTTTCTGGCGGTTAGAAGATTTTTATCGTCGTTGGTGTCAAGGAGAATTTATCGATGGGACACCAGATGATAACCTACCTCAGAAAACAAAGTTAAAGTTGGCAGCACAAAATATTGCGATCGGGTTGAGACAGGTAGACATATATACAGGGCTAAACGTACTGATTTTACTGTTAGAGTTACACCGCTACGCCCAAGAACGAGATGAACTCAAACAAAAAATCACCTTTTATCCATCAGATCAACCAGACACAGACAATTTTTTCACATCCCAACTGCTGCGGATTATCAACTATAGCGATGCGCTGGAAATTGGTAACTTTAGCAATATAGTTGGGCAATTCCTCAAAGGTGGCAACTTTCGGAGTGCTTACCTGGGTGATGCCAACCTCACCGGTGCAGACTTTAGCGGTGCTGACCTCAGCCTTGCTTATCTCGGCGATGCCAACTTAACTGGCGTCAACCTTAGTGGTGCAAACCTCAGCGGTGCTAACCTTGGTGATGCCAACCTCAGCGGTGCCAATCTCAGCGGTGCTAACCTCACCGGTGCCGATCTCAGCAGCACCAACCTTAGCGGTGCTAACCTTAACTGTGCCAACCTTAGCCGCGCCGACCTCAACCGCGCCGACCTCAGCAGTACCAACCTTAGCCGCGCCGACCTCAGCCGCGCCGACCTCAGTCGCGCCGACATTAGCAGCAGCAACCTCAGCCATGCTGACTTAAGTAACGCCATCCTTTTTGGTGCGAATCTGAGTGAAGCTAACCTTAGCAGCGTCAACCTCAGCCATGCTGACCTATGCCGCGCCGACCTCAGTGGTGCTGATTTGAGTCATGCCATCCTCAACGGTACTAACCTCAGCGACACAATTCTTTTCAGTACCAACCTGAGTGATGCCATCCTTGTTGCCGCTGACCTCAGCTACGCCAAACTTAACGGTGCCAAACTTAACAATGCCAGACTTAACGGGGCAATGTTCTTAGGCGCTGACCTCAGCGGTGTAGACCTCAGTCGGGTAATTCTCAACGAAGCCGACCTCAGCGGCGTGATTCTTAACGACGCCGACCTCAGTGGTGCCGACCTCACCGACGCCATTCTATTCGGTACAGACCTCAGCTATGCCAACCTTAAGAGTGCTAACCTCAGTGGCAGTAACCTCAGTGGTGCTATTCTCAACGGCGCGGATCTCAGCCATAGCAATCTCAGCTATGCCATTCTGGGTGGTGCAGACCTCAGCGACGCGAATTTAGAAGAAATGATCTGGGGTAAAAAGCAGCAGTGGGAAGGTGTACGGGGATTAGAGACAGCAGTGAATGTGCCAGAGGCGTTAAAAGAAGAACTGGGGCTGAATTGA
- a CDS encoding XisI protein, producing the protein MADLEKYRNCIRQLLRAYAQHASSNNEIEAQTIFDVEQDHYQLIYIGWQNRRRVFGPVMHFDIKNGKIWIQWNGTEDDVGEQLVAMGIPKNDIVVGFHPPYIRQYTDYAVS; encoded by the coding sequence ATGGCAGATTTAGAGAAATATCGAAACTGTATTCGACAATTACTTAGAGCTTATGCTCAACATGCCTCCTCTAATAATGAAATTGAAGCTCAAACAATTTTTGATGTAGAACAAGACCATTACCAACTAATATATATTGGTTGGCAAAATAGACGTAGGGTTTTTGGCCCTGTGATGCATTTTGATATTAAAAACGGCAAGATTTGGATTCAGTGGAATGGCACAGAAGACGATGTAGGTGAGCAACTGGTGGCAATGGGAATACCAAAAAACGATATTGTAGTTGGATTTCACCCGCCCTACATCCGGCAGTATACAGATTATGCTGTGAGTTAA
- a CDS encoding pentapeptide repeat-containing protein: MNKRLSQTWQKFRQSFSVGETLTTTVETGKAVLEAANTFKEQGASLELLKPLLQNSSSLLDVLCSPLAQVVGAGLPFVPLGIALLKYSRDITKQDPSLEDCVFIVSQAAYLESVKEILSLYPSINWDADPNINKTLTKQLQKLNEIELDYQSATNTVACFRESELAKAFNQVLSARLEAANIPKANANILTQRVAWNTHRYIIKAWIESGDVIKNIIQPSFGDWQTEQQKFSSIDEYLKTHIASKPLDLVFDESFSFQDIYVPLKAKPVDKNGEIDEKLDSLDLEIWAKENLLNPNNLEQVMFVQGGPGRGKSVFCRMFSDWVRYHLHPIWTPILIRLRDLDSFESRLENTLEAELKISFIQSDKNWLTNKNTRFLFILDGFDELHIEARNNLNLEAFIKQVSGFQQECKSYREMGHRVIITGRSMSLQGIPYLPRNLERVEIVEMDGQLQQKWLDKWEDLPANKGKTAAFKQFLQGDKCPSEVKKLAQEPLLLYLLAAMYRDGKLAIDKLEQASQRTAKIVIYQEALNWVLTKQRSEADGTNLNIELTQQKPEDLKRILTEAAVCVVQSGGEFASMSMLEARLQDDETAKALIEKAKEKLGNEALKTALAAFYIRPADKQEGGVEFFHKSFGEFLFAERLKTRLKAWTQYYEAEDGRQLIIPEAQMNWQIYDLLGFGRLTSEIVEYLMGLLTENQDFPWEQLFKRLEKFYGNWSKGKFIDSAEETLPQKKLRQLQKYGIQGLGQRQVDIYAGLNVMILLLELHRYAKGRDDLKKQIILYLSGQAEGTSRTTQLLRIINYSDCIQLKTFNSVVGQFLRGADLSRTNLSRTNLSRTNLSRTNLRDTDLRGADLSGANLRGADLRGADLSDANLRGADLSGANLNCANLRGADLRDADLSDANLRGADLSDAYFSGANLNRANLRGANLSRANLRGANLSRANLRGTDLRGANLSRANLSDELFGDIRWDENTNLENVKGLDTAKNVPEALKQQLGLS, from the coding sequence ATGAACAAGCGTTTATCGCAAACCTGGCAGAAGTTTCGGCAATCCTTCTCAGTAGGAGAGACTTTAACTACCACAGTTGAGACTGGCAAAGCAGTTTTAGAAGCCGCAAACACCTTTAAAGAACAAGGTGCCAGCTTAGAACTATTGAAACCTCTATTACAAAACTCATCTTCACTGCTAGATGTGTTGTGTTCACCCTTAGCACAGGTGGTAGGTGCGGGTTTGCCATTCGTGCCGCTTGGAATAGCCTTGCTAAAGTATTCCCGCGATATAACTAAACAAGATCCTTCCCTAGAAGACTGTGTATTTATAGTTAGTCAAGCTGCTTATTTAGAAAGTGTCAAAGAAATTTTATCCTTATATCCATCTATTAACTGGGATGCTGATCCCAATATTAATAAAACACTAACCAAACAACTACAAAAACTCAATGAGATTGAATTAGATTATCAAAGTGCCACCAATACTGTCGCCTGTTTCCGCGAATCAGAATTAGCGAAAGCATTTAATCAAGTATTATCGGCACGGTTAGAAGCAGCAAACATCCCCAAGGCTAATGCTAATATTTTGACACAACGAGTAGCTTGGAATACTCACCGCTACATAATTAAAGCCTGGATAGAATCAGGCGATGTCATCAAAAATATAATTCAACCTTCCTTTGGAGACTGGCAGACAGAACAGCAAAAATTCTCTAGCATTGATGAATATCTGAAAACTCATATAGCTAGCAAGCCTTTAGACTTAGTTTTTGACGAAAGTTTCTCATTTCAAGATATTTACGTACCTTTAAAAGCCAAACCTGTAGATAAAAATGGTGAGATAGATGAAAAATTAGACTCCTTAGATTTAGAAATATGGGCTAAGGAAAATCTACTAAATCCAAATAATCTAGAACAAGTGATGTTTGTTCAAGGAGGCCCAGGAAGAGGCAAAAGTGTCTTCTGTCGGATGTTTTCTGATTGGGTACGGTATCATTTGCATCCCATCTGGACACCAATTTTAATTCGGTTACGGGATTTAGACTCTTTTGAATCGCGTTTAGAAAACACTTTAGAAGCAGAACTAAAAATTAGTTTTATTCAAAGCGATAAAAACTGGTTGACAAATAAAAACACCCGTTTCTTGTTTATCCTTGATGGGTTTGATGAACTGCATATTGAGGCTAGAAATAACCTCAACCTAGAAGCATTTATCAAACAAGTCTCTGGATTTCAGCAGGAATGTAAAAGTTACCGCGAAATGGGACATCGGGTGATAATCACTGGTAGGTCGATGTCTTTACAAGGTATCCCTTACTTGCCTCGCAATTTAGAGCGGGTGGAAATTGTCGAAATGGATGGGCAACTCCAACAAAAATGGTTGGATAAGTGGGAAGATTTACCAGCTAATAAAGGGAAAACCGCAGCCTTTAAGCAGTTTTTGCAAGGTGATAAATGTCCATCTGAGGTAAAAAAATTAGCCCAAGAGCCGCTATTACTTTATTTGTTAGCGGCAATGTATCGAGATGGAAAATTGGCAATTGATAAATTAGAGCAAGCAAGCCAACGCACAGCCAAAATTGTAATTTACCAGGAGGCTTTAAACTGGGTACTGACAAAACAGCGTTCAGAAGCAGATGGGACTAATTTAAATATTGAGTTAACCCAACAGAAGCCCGAAGATTTAAAACGTATTCTCACAGAAGCGGCTGTTTGTGTTGTGCAGTCGGGAGGTGAATTTGCTTCCATGTCAATGTTAGAAGCACGTTTGCAAGACGACGAAACAGCAAAAGCCTTAATTGAAAAAGCTAAAGAAAAACTGGGTAATGAAGCGCTCAAGACAGCTTTAGCTGCTTTTTACATTCGTCCTGCTGATAAACAAGAAGGTGGGGTTGAGTTTTTTCATAAGAGTTTTGGCGAATTTCTCTTTGCTGAACGCCTGAAAACTCGCCTGAAAGCTTGGACACAATATTACGAAGCAGAAGACGGAAGACAACTAATTATTCCTGAAGCTCAAATGAATTGGCAAATTTATGATTTGCTGGGTTTTGGTAGACTCACATCAGAAATTGTGGAATATTTGATGGGGTTGTTGACTGAAAATCAAGATTTTCCTTGGGAGCAGTTATTTAAGCGCTTAGAAAAGTTTTACGGTAACTGGTCTAAGGGTAAATTTATTGATTCTGCTGAAGAGACTTTGCCTCAGAAAAAGCTGCGACAGTTGCAAAAGTATGGAATTCAAGGGCTAGGTCAGCGTCAGGTGGATATTTATGCAGGGTTGAATGTGATGATTTTGCTCTTGGAGTTGCACCGTTATGCTAAAGGGCGAGATGATCTCAAAAAACAAATTATCTTGTATCTATCTGGTCAAGCAGAAGGAACTTCTAGAACAACCCAACTACTTCGCATCATCAACTACAGTGATTGCATTCAGCTTAAAACTTTCAATAGTGTAGTCGGGCAATTCCTCAGGGGTGCAGACCTCAGCCGCACAAACCTCAGCCGCACAAACCTCAGCCGCACAAACCTCAGCCGCACAAACCTCAGGGATACAGACCTCAGGGGTGCAGACCTCAGCGGCGCAAACCTCAGGGGTGCAGACCTCAGGGGTGCAGACCTCAGCGACGCAAACCTCAGGGGTGCAGACCTCAGCGGCGCAAACCTCAACTGCGCAAACCTCAGGGGTGCAGACCTCAGGGACGCAGACCTCAGCGACGCAAACCTCAGGGGTGCAGACCTCAGCGACGCATACTTCAGCGGCGCAAACCTCAACCGCGCGAACCTCAGGGGTGCAAACCTCAGCCGCGCAAACCTCAGGGGCGCAAACCTCAGCCGCGCAAACCTCAGGGGCACAGACCTCAGGGGCGCAAACCTCAGCCGCGCAAACCTCAGCGATGAATTGTTTGGAGATATCCGCTGGGATGAAAATACAAACTTGGAGAATGTGAAAGGGCTGGATACAGCAAAGAATGTGCCAGAAGCCTTAAAGCAACAGTTGGGGTTGAGTTAA